From the genome of Chelmon rostratus isolate fCheRos1 chromosome 1, fCheRos1.pri, whole genome shotgun sequence, one region includes:
- the gas8 gene encoding dynein regulatory complex subunit 4 — protein MSKEQLEEHIVRLREELDREREERNYFQLERDKIHTFWEITDRQLQEVKAQQKNIDKDIEEDEQRHQVEIKVYKQKMKHLLCEHQNTISELKAGGLVSTEVVQKEQEQLETELHKEMRAIMVDMQELDNENLVKELELKHDEEMTKTRNSFEKQLVEIKAKYEKKVELLPQELDNMRKIKMRETEDQWNRHIATLIEDHNKALSEANALHNCIQQDVNEIESSKTEITDRKMKQEESEKDLVHVLKEKKRLVELLSKAEEENAELVMKMKYQIKKDVSEKVKLKELSDLKWDYEALEQKLSKLQLERDELYKTFTQNIQNVQHKAGMRSVLLERKLKTLTDSLEKTQAQLCSVLSASNMDQTALGGVTNKIEEDIDSFNSSIKNLKIKKAQISKACKDLLLAYEAKQRALGVPVEELCVKPFKSNLARKSLEKHLDLGFTPE, from the exons ATGTCCAAAGAGCAG ctggAAGAACACATTGTGCGtctcagagaggagctggatagagagagggaggagagaaactACTTTCAGCTGGAGAGGGACAAGATTCACACCTTTTGGGagatcacagacagacagctacaggAGGTGAAGgctcaacagaaaaacatagATAAGGACATAGAAGAGGATGAGCAGCGCCATCAAGTAGAGATCAAG GTGTATAAGCAGAAGATGAAGCACCTCCTGTGTGAACACCAGAACACAATCTCTGAGTTAAAAGCAGGTGGTTTAGTCTCCACTGAGGTCGTGCAGAAAGAGCAAGAACAATTAGAGACTGAGCTTCATAAGGAAATGAGGGCCATCATGGTAGACATGCAGGAACTTGACAATGAAAACCTTGTCAAGGAGCTTGAACTG AAACATGATGAAGAAATGACTAAAACAAGGAACAGCTTTGAGAAGCAGCTCGTGG AAATTAAAGCCAAGTATGAGAAAAAAGTGGAGTTGCTGCCACAAGAGCTGGACAACATGAGGAAAATTaagatgagagagacagaggatcAATGGAACAGGCACATCGCCACTCTTATAGAAGACCACAACAAAGCTTTGAGTGAAGCTAACGCACTCCATAATTGCATACAGCAGGATGTGAATGAGATTGAATCATCAAAG ACAGAAATAACAGACAGGAAGATgaaacaggaggagagtgaaaaagaCCTGGTCCATGTTTTGAAGGAAAAGAAACGTCTTGTTGAGCTTCTCTCAAAAGCCGAGGAGGAAAACGCTGAACTTGTGATGAAAATGAAGTACCAAATTAAAAAG GATGTGAGTGAAAAGGTCAAGTTAAAGGAGCTAAGTGATCTGAAATGGGATTATGAGGCACTGGAACAGAAATTAAGCAAG CTTCAGCTGGAAAGGGATGAGCTGTATAAGACATTCACTCAGAATATTCAGAATGTGCAACATAAAGCAGGCATGAGGAGCGTACTGCTGGAAAGGAAGCTGAAAACTCTGACAGACAGTCTGGAGAAGACACaggctcagctctgctctgtgctttctGCCTCAAACATGGACCAAACTGCTCTTGGTGGGGTCACAAACAAAATTGAG GAAGATATCGACTCCTTTAATAGTTCCATCAAGAACTTGAAGATAAAAAAAGCGCAGATTTCCAAG GCCTGCAAGGATTTGCTGCTGGCCTATGAAGCAAAGCAAAGGGCTCTTGGTGTCCCTGTGGAGGAGCTTTGTGTAAAGCCCTTTAAGAGCAATCTTGCTCGGAAAAGTCTGGAAAAGCACTTGGATCTTGGGTTTACTCCAGAATGA
- the LOC121608633 gene encoding stereocilin-like has protein sequence MRQDGRSGNASLEDSDDDPGSMQSLLLQALSRSGGGERGGHLAQKNLALVQGLDGLRRGLLHRVGSSVYGNLRKKVSRVTLALLDDVSSLVDMPQPNAQGRCSVGDLRQLILWGIRHNVTWNTQALGVKSQGLPSSLPFLSCPSDEGDEPRSQLPPAHLSPKASPSSRTNSKPKNLHKLSTTTHRSQFKQPQTGRKRASYVQQKEMEYSTSIEILEAACNESIPGLTGVSNFTVFLYCKLFEGENGSVEPAVAQMGLDLHATCSDAAWYLSAAEEDFLWVHVCSEFFAHEFNNTVCANSSFWLQRAHQAALTKDFFNLTSIDDLCVQLSGEAIGGPGLDENCLAQLGSRLLSAQAFRHCFLPNNSVLISAVCGRESPDSLQSLPEGSWAAAYCSKIQNFSHVDTIEDSCQFRDWAAHHFTNFTLLELCGQTHGLREYICLNATLYNQLFRSMPQFTNFCEDLQAELEGRKCLLQRFFDMLPAPYEFDTSQLCVDPAPLLVEVVHKLSVCEVEGGEREGFLVMLGYVLRVLDFMVGLSSGLDEGEIEARQGLGQAILLSSLLDNTSWATLQPEASMSILHTVGVFLRREQNATLKEDLLSCFSPVLWDLIQRDDNSSALRVLLQEYLQMPRDSIRTLVMSAEKDAVKRFLSHMHQSWDQLQVETGQASQKELQAMETMTAAFINKFPRVTPELFVDLSQFIPFMSVSDIMRFPASLIVNDSVLTAIRDHSSGMKSLQKKAFMKRLLQASVVGDVPTWPPYFLSSILPLLPYLPVSHFQQLTSQQLTPLVEFLGNGSLDGVRGRHVLRTLFSKKNNLTSDSILRLGVLACYLDPVDLRSFIQDSAVSLALWQQLALCMSKGFISDSGRLSSWLIPAVQNLNISSMASPELSALSGLLPQLGASYLLSLPSQEILEILSQPGLHRYSPAQAFQILSKISKDTTLTMEKLCRLKPLHPGLSPAVLRDLQWSEISEAAYCQCWRTLLTELKPGHRAMLYNAMQEALHRDPQNITQQFNCLSPFVPLRKLTETLNGEAILRDISLHRDILWSPQQAQLLFKKIQEFKNITSKMAGSLGHIASGMSCDFLRLWSNDTDFAELLQFVSELPGGMRPALRKCIVEELRKQPELDLSALGSGFAATLPVTMIENLSNISLRAILDHIQAHFADFLRLPHYKQTNLAEKAVTELGSSQAEGAIDGTTLDILGPLLPFLDRDSLALVDRGALALRLEEMRSFCLPKEALRDIGALLTQKDLLGEPSKWQVEDVEHLGRLVFSLSTKQINAIPLAVLNKDTVEQVLVGQSRWEDSVVGGVCATWCMDQHRQKQQTQGLIRGIVRARSRRAKVPVPSCADIRGTFPSAWMSTQLSRMSQEDLKQCVEVLAQDASMSSEQRRALWLKLRQSFSPVRELRADQVLALGSVVTEMGDRELYDTSLTDLGVLAHVGMLTGWSPKKMRAVISGVMRKLKLRVEQLTAVDLATFGHLICGLSPSEIKRLSPYNLSMAVLFLREASLPCTEQQMETLTSCLSRPEAFGPVSAWGPEVFTEIGTLAVGLEDMVLSALVQEQVEGITPEAIALMTPKKMAVVFSAVQLSWLSVEQAWAVTDEQWAELDTEQRHAVGLARYEGDVLLELRGRNWAPAALNADSSTVRSLALCLLLWQLI, from the exons ATGAGGCAGGATGGGCGGTCTGGGAATGCATCTCTGGAGGACTCGGACGATGATCCCGGCTCCATGCAAAGTTTACTGCTGCAGGCGTTATCACGTTCAGGTGGAGGAGAGCGAGGTGGCCACCTGGCACAGAAGAATCTAGCTCTGGTGCAGGGTTTGGATGGGCTGAGGAGGGGCCTCCTGCACAGGGTGGGTAGTTCTGTCTACGGTAACCTGAGGAAAAAAGTGTCACGAGTTACGTTGGCGCTTCTCGATGATGTCAGCAGCCTGGTGGACATGCCACAGCCTAACGCTCAGGGCCGGTGCTCAGTTG GTGACCTGAGACAACTGATCTTATG GGGGATAAGACACAACGTGACGTGGAACACTCAGGCTTTGGGTGTTAAGTCCCAGGGTCTCCCAAGCTCGCTCCCATTCCTCTCCTGCCCCTCCGATGAAGGAGATGAACCAAGATCACAGCTCCCACCAGCGCACTTGTCTCCAAAAGCATCCCCTTCTTCACGAACAAACTCCAAACCAAAAAACCTTCACAAACTCTCTACCACAACTCATCGCTCCCAGTTCAAGCAGCCACaaacagggaggaaaagagcAAGCTACGTGCAGCAGAAAGAGATGGAGTACTCCACCTCTATAGAAATCCTAGAGGCGGCGTGTAATGAGTCCATCCCAGGCTTGACAGGTGTCTCCAACTTCACCGTGTTCCTCTACTGTAAACTGTTCGAAGGGGAGAACGGGTCAGTGGAACCTGCGGTGGCCCAGATGGGACTCGACCTGCACGCCACCTGCTCGGATGCAGCTTGGtacctgtctgctgctgaggaggacTTCCTTTGGGTCCATGTCTGCAGTGAGTTCTTTGCCCACGAATTCAACAACACCGTGTGTGCCAACTCCTCTTTCTGGTTGCAGAGAGCACATCAG GCTGCACTGACAAAAGACTTTTTTAACCTAACAAGCATAGACgacctgtgtgtgcagctctcaGGTGAGGCGATAGGAGGTCCAGGACTTGACGAGAACTGTCTGGCCCAGTTGGGCAGCAGGTTGCTCAGTGCCCAGGCTTTCAGACACTGCTTCCTACCCAACAACTCCGTCCTGATCTCAGCTGTGTGCGGCAGAGAGTCCCCTGACTCGCTGCAGTCCTTGCCAGAGGGCAGCTGGGCCGCAGCGTACTGCTCCAAAATACAAAACTTCTCCCATGTTGACACCATTGAGGACAGTTGTCAGTTCAGGGATTGGGCTGCGCATCATTTCACCAACTTCACCCTTCTGGAGCTCTGCGGGCAGACACATGGATTGAGAGAGTACATTTGTCTAAACGCCACACTGTACAATCAGCTGTTCAGATCAATGCCACAGTTCACTAATTTCTGTGAGGATCtgcaggcagagctggagggcaggaagtgcCTCCTGCAGAGGTTTTTTGACATGCTCCCGGCACCGTATGAGTTTGAcacatcacagctgtgtgtggatCCGGCTCCACTGCTGGTGGAAGTCGTGCAcaagctgagtgtgtgtgaggtcgAGGGAGGGGAGCGCGAAGGGTTTTTAGTGATGCTGGGATATGTGTTGCGAGTCCTGGACTTCATGGTGGGCCTCTCTTCAGGCCTGGATGAAGGGGAAATAGAGGCCAGGCAAGGTTTGGGTCAGGCCATCCTCCTCTCTAGTCTCCTGGACAACACTTCCTGGGCCACACTGCAGCCAGAGGCCTCCATGAGCATCCTTCATACTGTGGGAGTCTTCCTCCGTAGGGAGCAGAACGCCACTCTCAAAGAGGATCTGCTGAGCTGCTTCAGT CCTGTCTTGTGGGACCTCATCCAGCGGGATGACAACTCATCTGCTCTCAGGGTTCTGCTGCAG GAGTACCTCCAGATGCCAAGAGACAGCATCCGTACTCTTGTGATGTCTGCTGAGAAAGATGCTGTTAAGAGATTTCTCTCCCATATGCATCAAAGCTGGGACCAGCTACAAGTAGAAACAGGACAG GCCTCTCAAAAAGAGCTGCAGGCCATGGAAACAATGACCGCTGCTTTCATCAACAAGTTCCCCCGAGTGACTCCGGAACTGTTTGTGGACCTGTCTCAGTTCATCCCCTTCATGTCCGTCTCGGACATCATGAGATTTCCAGCCTCCCTCATAGTCAACGACAGCGT GTTGACAGCCATCCGTGACCATAGCTCAGGGATGAAGTCGCTGCAGAAAAAGGCCTTTATGAAAAGACTACTGCAGGCGAGCGTGGTGGGTGACGTCCCTACGTGGCCGCCGTACTTTCTCAGTTCCATCCTCCCGCTCCTGCCTTACCTCCCAGTCAGTCATTTTCAGCAACTGACATCACAGCAG CTCACTCCTCTGGTGGAGTTTCTAGGCAACGGCAGTCTGGACGGTGTCAGGGGCCGCCATGTGCTCCGGACCCTCTTCAGCAAGAAGAACAATCTGACCAGTGATAGCATACTGAG GTTAGGAGTCCTTGCGTGTTACCTGGATCCAGTGGACCTGCGTTCATTTATTCAGGACTCAGCTGTGTCTCTGGCGCTCTGGCAGCAGCTGGCTCTGTGCATGTCCAAAGGGTTCATAAGCGACAGCGGCAGG CTGTCCTCTTGGTTGATACCAGCCGTTCAGAACCTGAACATCAGCAGCATGGCGTCCCCAGAGCTGTCTGCCCTCAGTGGCCTCTTGCCTCAGTTAGGAGCTTCCTACCTGCTATCTCTGCCCTCACAAGAGATCCTGGAAATCCTCTCGCAACCAGGATTACACAGATATTCCCCAGCACAG GCTTTTCAAATATTGTCCAAGATTTCAAAGGACACCACT CTCACCATGGAAAAACTGTGCAGACTGAAGCCGTTGCACCCTGGTCTCTCCCCTGCTGTGCTCAGAGACCTCCAGTGGTCTGAGATCAGTGAAGCTGCGTACTGCCAGTGCTGGAGAACGCTGCTCACCGAGCTTAAGCCTGGCCACAGGGCCATGCTATACAATGCAATGCAGGAG GCTCTACACAGAGACCCGCAGAACATCACTCAGCAGTTCAACTGTCTGTCGCCGTTTGTCCCTTTGAGGAAGCTGACAGAAACCTTAAATGGAGAAGCAATCCTGAGAGATATCAGCCTGCACAGAGACATACTCTGGTCACCACAGCAG GCTCAGCTTTTGTTCAAAAAGATCCAAGAATTTAAAAACATTACCAGCAAGATGGCGGG AAGTTTGGGCCACATTGCCAGTGGAATGAGTTGTGACTTTTTGAGGCTTTGGAGCAACGATACAGATTTTGcagagctgcttcagtttgttAGTGAGCTGCCTGGAGGCATGAGACCTGCTCTG CGAAAATGTATCGTAGAGGAACTGAGGAAACAACCTGAACTCGACCTCAGTGCTTTGGGCTCCGGCTTTGCTGCAACATTACC tGTGACGATGATAGAGAACCTCTCTAATATATCCCTCAGAGCCATTCTGGACCACATTCAAGCACACTTTGCTGACTTCCTCAGGCTGCCGCATTACAAGCAGACGAATTTAGCAGAGAAAGCTGTTACTGAGCTG GGCTCTTCTCAGGCTGAGGGGGCGATTGATGGCACCACTCTGGACATCCTGGGGCCTCTACTGCCTTTCTTGGACCGGGACAGTTTGGCTCTGGTGGACAGAGGGGCTCTGGCTCTGCGGCTGGAGGAGATGCGGAGTTTCTGCCTTCCTAAAGAGGCTCTGAGAGACATCGGGGCCCTGCTCACTCAGAAAGACCTGCTCGG GGAGCCGTCCAAATGGCAAGTCGAGGATGTGGAACATTTGGGCAGACTGGTGTTCTCTCTCTCAACAAAGCAGATTAACGCCATCCCGCTG GCGGTGTTGAATAAAGACACAGTGGAGCAGGTGCTGGTGGGTCAGAGTCGCTGGGAGGACAGTGTGGTGGGTGGGGTCTGCGCTACTTGGTGTATGGATCAGCATCGTCAGAAACAGCAGACTCAGGGTCTCATTCGAGGGATAGTCAGAGCACGGAGCAGGAGGGCAAAAG TGCCAGTTCCGAGCTGTGCAGACATCAGAGGGACCTTTCCTTCGGCTTGGATGTCCACTCAGCTCAGCCGTATGTCACAGGAGGATCTGAAACAGTGTGTTGAGGTTCTTGCTCAGGACGCTTCAATGAGTTCTGAGCAGCGCCGGGCATTGTGGCTGAAACTCAGGCAG TCCTTCAGTCCGGTGAGAGAGCTGAGAGCAGACCAGGTGCTGGCTCTGGGCTCAGTGGTGACTGAGATGGGAGACAGAGAGCTTTACGACACCAGTCTCACTGATCTGGGTGTGCTGGCGCATGTGGGGATGCTGACAGGCTGGAGCCCTAAAAAG atgAGAGCAGTGATTTCAGGTGTGATGCGGAAGCTCAAACTAAGAGTGGAGCAGTTAACGGCTGTTGATCTGGCAACATTTGGCCATCTCATCTGTGGTCTGTCTCCCTCAGAGATCAAAAGACTGAGCCCGTACAACCTCAG TATGGCTGTTCTGTTTCTGCGGGAGGCGTCCCTGCCTTGCACGGAACAGCAGATGGAGACACTGACAAGTTGTTTGTCCAGACCTGAGGCCTTCGGTCCAGTCAGCGCTTGGGGACCAGAAGTTTTTACTGAAATTGGGACGTTGGCAG TGGGTCTGGAGGATATGGTGCTGTCAGCTCTGGTACAAGAACAAGTGGAGGGAATCACCCCTGAGGCCATCGCCCTGATGACACCAAAGAAGATGGCA GTGGTGTTCAGCGCCGTTCAGTTGTCGTGGCTGAGTGTGGAGCAGGCGTGGGCTGTCACCGATGAACAGTGGGCAGAGCTGGACACCGAGCAGAGGCACGCTGTCGGACTGGCTCGATACGAAGGAGACgtgctgctggagctgagaG GGAGAAACTGGGCTCCAGCGGCCCTGAACGCAGACAGCTCCACGGTGCGTTCGCTGGCTCTGTGCCTCTTGTTATGGCAACtaatttaa
- the LOC121606317 gene encoding transcription factor E2F4-like: MDPEGRQHSPGGDQNPKQRRSLRSLNALTTRFVKLLQEAEGGVLDLKEAVRVLAVGQKRRIYDITNVLEGIGLIVKMSKNTVKWKGTLPGENAHELTNRLMELKSELEDLEEKEHMLDQQKFWVEQSIRNTSEDCSNLTYVNHEDICNCFSGHTLLAVRAPSGTQLDVPIPKAVQNRPAKYQIHLKSINGPIDVLLLNKHSASTAAVVLPVPPPEDILRSARSAMSTSNETESSTAPCQASADTKHSTISRRTTMEDMQRLQSLSTINVEPNRTDTSELRDISKELEDILRPTKELMNADLITELLASEVFSPLLRLSPPPSEQEYVYNLDESEGLCDLFDVPVLNV, encoded by the exons ATGGATCCTGAAGGTCGCCAGCATAGTCCAGGAGGAGACCAGAACCCCAAACAGCGTAGGAGTCTGAGGAGCCTGAACGCGCTCACCACGAGGTTTGTCAAGTTGTTGCAAGAGGCTGAAGGCGGAGTGCTGGACCTCAAAGAA GCGGTAAGGGTCCTGGCTGTCGGACAGAAAAGGCGAATCTATGACATTACTAATGTGCTGGAGGGCATTGGTCTGATtgtgaaaatgtccaaaaacacagtaaagtgGAA ggGTACACTGCCAGGAGAAAATGCACACGAGTTAACCAACAGACTTATGGAGCTGAAGTCTGAACTGGAGGACTTGGAGGAGAAGGAACATATGTTGGACCAGCAGAAATTCTGGGTTGAACAGAGCATCAGGAACACATCTGAAGACTGCAGCAA TCTGACCTATGTGAATCATGAAGATATTTGCAACTGCTTCAGTG gCCACACACTGTTAGCAGTGCGAGCACCGTCTGGCACACAGCTAGATGTTCCCATTCCTAAAGCT GTCCAGAACAGGCCAGCAAAGTACCAGATCCACCTAAAAAGCATCAATGGGCCGATAGATGTCCTGCTTCTCAACAAACACTCGGCCAGCACTGCTGCTGTCGTATTACCAGTCCCACCGCCTGAAGACATTTTACGGAGTGCCAGATCAGCCATGTCCACCtcaaatgagacagaaagcagTACTGCACCTTGTCAGGCTTCAGCTGATACAAAACATAGCACCATATCTAGAAGAACGACCATGGAGGACATGCAGCGTCTTCAGTCATTGTCAACCATAAACGTGGAGCCTAACAGAACTGATACATCCGAGT tgcgGGATATATCAAAAGAACTGGAGGACATACTACGGCCCACTAAAG AGTTAATGAATGCAGATCTAATCACAGAGCTCCTGGCCTCTGAAG TGTTTTCTCCGCTCCTCCGTCTGTCTCCACCCCCGTCTGAACAGGAGTACGTCTATAATCTGGATGAGAGTGAAGGTCTCTGTGACCTCTTTGACGTCCCCGTTCTCAATGTTTGA